A window of the Euzebyales bacterium genome harbors these coding sequences:
- a CDS encoding NAD(P)/FAD-dependent oxidoreductase, with protein sequence MITAPAWIDPHGAVRAVAPTDLDRTWDAIVVGGGHNGLTAAAYLARAGRRVVVLERRDRVGGAATLEEPWPGHRVSPCAYLSGLLHPVVVRELELRRYGYDVVVPDPGLVVPLPDGEVFVEWGDHDRTLAEVARLAPGDVDGFARYQILLDRMADALRPPDDRDVWLGTPPDRDELAERLDHDAEALDVLFELSMVDLLSRYLDDQRLIDALAGQGIIGTYASPYDPGTAAVHFHHSCGWTNGRRGAWGFVRGGLGQVSFALAGSAAAAGAVIITGVTVARIRPGVGVECDDGTVLRAPVVVSNADPVRTLGLLDDPPAAFADRVRAQPTDSAVVKVNLALSGAPVFPGAPPRTAVVNATGGAAALDASFRAAVRGDVTDELWAELYVHTAYDPTIAPPGRHIVSAFCQYAPYTFARGDWHSRRDDVGDRVVASIERIAPGFGTLVVDREVLGPPDIEARIGLTGGHIFQGECRPEWLWDRRLPARTPVPGLYLCGAATHPGGSVIAANGRNAAGLVLEDTGTPHG encoded by the coding sequence ATGATCACCGCACCAGCCTGGATCGACCCGCACGGCGCGGTGCGCGCCGTGGCCCCCACCGACCTGGACCGGACCTGGGACGCCATCGTCGTCGGTGGTGGCCACAACGGCCTGACCGCGGCCGCGTACCTCGCGCGGGCCGGTCGCCGCGTGGTCGTGCTGGAGCGCCGCGACCGGGTCGGCGGTGCCGCCACGCTCGAGGAACCGTGGCCGGGGCACCGGGTGTCGCCGTGTGCGTACCTGTCGGGCCTGCTCCATCCGGTCGTCGTGCGGGAGCTCGAGTTGCGACGGTACGGGTACGACGTCGTCGTACCGGACCCGGGACTGGTGGTGCCGCTGCCAGACGGCGAGGTCTTCGTCGAGTGGGGCGACCACGATCGGACGCTGGCCGAGGTGGCCCGCCTTGCACCGGGTGACGTCGACGGGTTCGCGCGCTACCAGATCCTGCTCGACCGCATGGCCGACGCGCTGCGCCCGCCCGACGACCGGGACGTCTGGCTCGGCACCCCTCCCGACCGCGATGAGCTGGCCGAGCGGCTCGATCACGACGCCGAGGCGCTCGACGTGCTGTTCGAGCTGTCGATGGTCGATCTGCTGTCCAGATACCTTGACGACCAGCGGCTGATCGACGCACTCGCCGGCCAGGGGATCATCGGCACCTACGCGTCGCCCTACGACCCGGGGACGGCCGCGGTGCACTTCCACCACTCCTGCGGCTGGACGAACGGCCGGCGCGGCGCGTGGGGGTTCGTCCGTGGCGGCCTGGGCCAGGTGTCGTTCGCGCTCGCCGGATCGGCCGCCGCCGCCGGCGCCGTGATCATCACCGGCGTCACGGTCGCCAGGATCCGTCCGGGGGTGGGCGTCGAGTGCGACGACGGCACCGTCCTGCGCGCGCCGGTCGTCGTCAGCAACGCCGACCCGGTGCGCACGCTCGGTCTGCTCGACGACCCACCCGCTGCGTTCGCCGACCGCGTGCGCGCGCAGCCGACCGACAGCGCGGTCGTCAAGGTCAACCTCGCGCTGTCGGGCGCACCGGTCTTCCCCGGCGCGCCGCCCCGCACGGCCGTGGTCAACGCCACCGGCGGGGCCGCCGCCCTCGACGCGTCGTTCCGCGCGGCCGTGCGGGGCGACGTGACCGACGAGCTGTGGGCCGAGCTGTACGTGCACACGGCCTACGACCCGACGATCGCGCCGCCCGGTCGGCACATCGTCAGCGCCTTCTGCCAGTACGCCCCGTACACGTTCGCGCGCGGCGACTGGCACAGCCGCCGCGACGACGTCGGCGACCGTGTCGTGGCGTCGATCGAACGGATCGCGCCGGGGTTCGGAACGCTCGTCGTCGACCGCGAGGTCCTCGGTCCACCGGACATCGAGGCCCGCATCGGGCTCACCGGTGGGCACATCTTCCAGGGCGAGTGCCGGCCGGAGTGGCTGTGGGACCGCCGCCTGCCGGCGCGCACGCCGGTGCCGGGGCTGTACCTGTGCGGCGCGGCGACGCATCCGGGCGGCAGCGTCATCGCCGCCAACGGTCGCAACGCGGCCGGGCTCGTGCTGGAGGACACCGGCACGCCGCACGGCTGA
- a CDS encoding ABC transporter ATP-binding protein, with protein MSDVSAVRLSGVTKRFDEVTAVDAIDLDIRDGEFFSLLGPSGCGKTTTLRMIAGLEYPTAGTVSIFDEQMSLRPPNKRPVNTVFQSYALFPHMSVHDNVAFGLQMRRLDRDETRRRVGQALELVQLTGRERRRPNQLSGGQQQRVALARALVNEPKVLLLDEPLGALDLKLRQAMQLELKDLQSRVGITFVYVTHDQEEALTMSDRIGVMDAGRLLQVGAPEEIYERPTSPMVADFIGDTNMLNATVKGPDQVALGDGQVVAVTTDAPAGTKVTLTLRPERLHVEAADATVEPHHNALDAKVTRRVYLGNAVSYDVRAGDLDLRVRHRNVPGRPRYGVGDAVQVHWSPDAAVAVSA; from the coding sequence ATGAGCGACGTCAGCGCCGTGCGCCTCAGCGGGGTGACCAAGCGCTTCGACGAGGTGACCGCCGTCGACGCGATCGACCTGGACATCCGCGACGGTGAGTTCTTCTCGCTGCTCGGGCCGTCCGGCTGTGGCAAGACGACGACGCTGCGCATGATCGCCGGGCTGGAGTACCCGACCGCGGGCACCGTCAGCATCTTCGACGAGCAGATGAGCCTGCGTCCGCCGAACAAGCGCCCGGTCAACACCGTCTTCCAGTCCTACGCGTTGTTCCCACACATGTCGGTGCACGACAACGTCGCGTTCGGCCTGCAGATGCGCCGGCTGGACCGCGACGAGACGCGACGGCGCGTCGGCCAGGCCCTCGAGCTCGTCCAGCTGACCGGGCGTGAGCGGCGCCGACCGAACCAGCTGTCGGGTGGACAGCAGCAGCGCGTCGCACTGGCGCGCGCGTTGGTCAACGAACCGAAGGTGCTGCTGCTCGACGAGCCGCTGGGCGCGCTGGACCTCAAGCTGCGCCAGGCAATGCAGCTCGAGCTCAAGGACCTCCAGTCGCGCGTGGGCATCACGTTCGTCTACGTGACCCACGACCAGGAGGAGGCGCTGACCATGTCGGACCGCATCGGCGTCATGGACGCCGGCCGGTTGCTGCAGGTCGGTGCCCCCGAGGAGATCTACGAACGCCCGACGTCGCCGATGGTCGCCGACTTCATCGGCGACACGAACATGCTGAACGCGACCGTGAAGGGCCCCGATCAGGTCGCCCTGGGTGACGGCCAGGTCGTCGCCGTGACGACCGACGCCCCGGCCGGCACGAAGGTCACGTTGACGCTGCGCCCCGAGCGGCTGCACGTCGAGGCGGCCGACGCCACGGTCGAGCCGCACCACAACGCGTTGGACGCGAAGGTGACCCGGCGCGTCTACCTGGGCAACGCGGTCAGCTACGACGTCCGTGCCGGAGACCTCGATCTGCGCGTGCGCCACCGCAACGTGCCGGGGCGACCGCGGTACGGGGTGGGCGACGCCGTCCAGGTCCACTGGAGCCCCGACGCCGCGGTCGCGGTGTCCGCCTGA
- a CDS encoding ABC transporter permease produces MAQTLVPDPEASPEADAGLEHAAAAERSRRGAWIALPPALYLVLLFALPLVIVLVYSFATRGSTGQTILADWNIASYTRLLNPLVREIALRSVGYALLTTALCLAVAYPFAYYIATRSLRVRNILLVLVMIPFWSNFLVRTYAWRLLLSSSGPLSQLTEAIGLGQTRLLFTPVAVVLGLVYGYMPFMILPLYAAIERIDLGLVEAARDLYASGPRAFWRVTWPLSRPGVIAGSILVFIPSLGAYVTPEILGGSKTTMLGSYIVRQFLSARDWPFGSALSFVVMALMLAATLIYFRTGGRTL; encoded by the coding sequence ATGGCCCAGACGCTGGTTCCCGACCCCGAGGCGTCGCCGGAGGCCGACGCCGGTCTCGAGCACGCGGCCGCCGCCGAACGCTCGCGCCGGGGTGCCTGGATCGCCCTGCCGCCGGCGCTGTACCTGGTCCTGCTGTTCGCCCTGCCACTGGTCATCGTGCTCGTGTACTCGTTCGCGACACGCGGCAGCACCGGGCAGACCATCCTCGCCGACTGGAACATCGCGTCCTACACGCGGCTGCTCAACCCCCTCGTCCGGGAGATCGCGCTGCGGTCGGTGGGCTACGCGTTGCTCACGACCGCGCTGTGCCTGGCCGTGGCGTACCCCTTCGCGTACTACATCGCCACGCGCTCGCTGCGGGTCCGCAACATCCTTCTCGTGCTCGTGATGATCCCCTTCTGGTCGAACTTCCTCGTCCGCACCTACGCGTGGCGCCTGCTGCTGTCCTCGTCGGGGCCGCTGTCGCAGCTGACCGAGGCCATCGGGCTCGGACAGACACGGCTGCTGTTCACGCCGGTGGCCGTCGTGCTCGGGCTGGTGTACGGGTACATGCCGTTCATGATCCTGCCGCTGTACGCGGCGATCGAACGCATCGACCTGGGACTCGTCGAGGCCGCGCGTGACCTGTACGCGTCCGGGCCCCGGGCGTTCTGGCGCGTGACCTGGCCGCTGTCGCGGCCGGGCGTGATCGCGGGCTCGATCCTGGTGTTCATCCCGAGCCTCGGCGCCTACGTCACGCCCGAGATCCTCGGGGGCTCCAAGACCACGATGCTGGGCAGCTACATCGTCCGCCAGTTCCTCTCGGCGCGTGACTGGCCGTTCGGGTCTGCGCTGTCGTTCGTGGTCATGGCGTTGATGCTGGCGGCGACGCTGATCTACTTCCGCACCGGGGGGCGAACGCTGTGA
- a CDS encoding ABC transporter permease, producing the protein MSVADGSTVRPRGAARRLLAANAWLVYLFFYAPIVVLIVLSFNSNRLAGIWQGFTLDWYAEMLDNTAVLRSIRNSVIVALFSTVVSTALGTAAALAIERFRFRGRQAFDALLYLPVIVPDVTMAVMLLLFFVRTADALFVVSGAQVRLGLTTITLSHIAFNISFVAIVVRARLAGMDPVLEEAAADLYADRWQTFRRVTLPQMMPGVLAGALLALTLSLDDVVITSFVSGPGSTTLPVYVFGLVRRGVTPLINAVSTVMLVASMVLVFGSVVLQRRRGPT; encoded by the coding sequence ATGAGCGTCGCCGACGGGTCGACGGTCAGGCCGCGCGGGGCGGCACGGCGCCTGCTCGCCGCCAACGCGTGGCTGGTGTACCTGTTCTTCTACGCACCGATCGTCGTGCTGATCGTGCTGTCGTTCAACAGCAACCGCCTGGCGGGCATCTGGCAGGGCTTCACGCTCGACTGGTACGCCGAGATGCTCGACAACACCGCGGTGCTCCGGTCGATCCGCAACTCGGTGATCGTGGCGTTGTTCTCGACGGTCGTGTCGACCGCGCTCGGCACGGCCGCCGCACTGGCGATCGAACGGTTCCGCTTCCGCGGCCGGCAGGCTTTCGACGCACTGCTCTACCTGCCGGTGATCGTCCCCGACGTGACGATGGCAGTGATGCTGCTGCTGTTCTTCGTGCGCACAGCGGACGCGCTGTTCGTGGTCAGCGGTGCGCAGGTGCGGCTCGGGCTGACGACGATCACGCTCAGCCACATCGCGTTCAACATCTCGTTCGTCGCCATCGTCGTGCGCGCGCGGCTGGCGGGCATGGATCCGGTGCTCGAGGAGGCCGCGGCCGACCTGTACGCCGACCGGTGGCAGACCTTCCGCCGGGTGACGCTGCCGCAGATGATGCCCGGTGTGCTCGCCGGCGCGCTGCTCGCTCTGACGCTCTCGCTGGACGACGTGGTCATCACGAGCTTCGTGTCCGGGCCGGGCTCGACCACGCTGCCCGTCTACGTGTTCGGTCTCGTCAGACGTGGGGTGACCCCGCTGATCAACGCCGTGTCGACGGTCATGCTGGTGGCGTCGATGGTCCTGGTGTTCGGCTCGGTGGTGTTGCAGCGCCGGCGCGGACCGACGTGA
- a CDS encoding spermidine/putrescine ABC transporter substrate-binding protein, whose translation MRKLIAMLGLLTLVLAACSGASTSVEDQAAGGGGDEPEREASAAASDGTEVAEAETVQCDAGEVDGELVLYNWTEYIDPELIDKFRDEFGVDVIEDFYPSNEEMLARVQGGGSGFDVVVPSDYMVGIMIDQDLLLQLDKDAIPNAENVAEDFTEPPFDPELAFSMPYQWGTTGLGLSLADTSDDPEATWGWIFDPEMGGDLDGRISMLDDPREAMAAALSYLGYSINSTNEDEIREAADLIAETTDRLAAFDSDQYEDLLISGETAVAHGYSGDFFLNFDENDAWDDFVYLIPQEGAVRWVDTMAVLADAPHPCTAHAFINFILDARNGAQLTNWNFYGSPNAAAEEFIDAEILEDPAIYPPEDVLEQLQFLEDTGETETLYTDLFTEAKS comes from the coding sequence ATGCGCAAGCTGATCGCCATGCTGGGACTGCTGACGCTGGTGCTGGCCGCCTGCTCGGGCGCGTCCACCAGCGTGGAGGACCAGGCTGCCGGTGGGGGAGGCGACGAACCGGAACGCGAGGCCAGCGCAGCAGCCTCGGACGGAACTGAGGTGGCGGAGGCCGAGACCGTCCAGTGCGATGCGGGAGAGGTCGACGGGGAACTCGTCCTCTACAACTGGACGGAGTACATCGATCCGGAGCTGATCGACAAGTTCCGCGACGAGTTCGGCGTCGATGTCATCGAGGACTTCTACCCGAGCAACGAAGAGATGCTCGCCCGCGTCCAGGGCGGCGGGAGCGGCTTCGACGTGGTCGTCCCGTCCGACTACATGGTCGGCATCATGATCGATCAGGACCTGCTGCTGCAGCTCGACAAGGATGCGATCCCCAACGCCGAGAACGTGGCTGAGGACTTCACGGAGCCACCGTTCGATCCGGAGCTGGCGTTCTCCATGCCCTACCAGTGGGGCACGACGGGTCTCGGCCTGAGCCTGGCCGACACCAGTGACGACCCGGAGGCCACCTGGGGCTGGATCTTCGACCCGGAGATGGGCGGCGACCTCGACGGCCGGATCTCGATGCTCGACGACCCGCGCGAGGCGATGGCGGCGGCCCTCAGCTACCTCGGGTACTCGATCAACTCGACGAACGAGGACGAGATCCGCGAGGCCGCCGACCTCATCGCCGAGACGACCGACCGGCTGGCGGCGTTCGATTCCGACCAGTACGAGGACCTGCTGATCAGTGGCGAGACGGCCGTGGCGCACGGCTACTCGGGTGACTTCTTCCTGAACTTCGACGAGAACGACGCATGGGACGACTTCGTGTACCTCATCCCGCAGGAGGGTGCCGTCCGGTGGGTCGACACGATGGCGGTCCTGGCCGACGCACCGCACCCGTGCACCGCGCACGCGTTCATCAACTTCATCCTGGATGCCCGTAACGGCGCGCAGCTGACGAACTGGAACTTCTACGGGAGCCCCAACGCGGCGGCGGAGGAGTTCATCGACGCCGAGATCCTGGAGGACCCGGCCATCTACCCGCCCGAGGACGTGCTCGAGCAGTTGCAGTTCCTGGAGGACACGGGGGAGACCGAGACGCTGTACACCGATCTGTTCACCGAGGCCAAGAGCTGA
- the dut gene encoding dUTP diphosphatase has product MDLVTNPELSDDLRSRLISLWVTVANAGGAVGFVAPTTMDEVAPVAHGAFDRVVAGTDDLVVALDGVQPVGMGFLERNDTRLQGHVGLVRRLQRAPSHAGRGIGDAILSSLERVARDRGLTLMTLTVRGGTGRERFYVDRGYRVDARLPDRLRLDGGRLVDELRLSKALTGRGARLAVRQLDAGLPLPRYAHPGDAGLDLFARGTVTLGAGERALVPTGVAVAIPDGHVGLVHPRSGLAARHGVTIVNAPGTIDAGYRGEIKVILANTDRRAPVTLQRGDRIAQLIVQRVETVEVVPVAALPAAARGTDGFGSTGA; this is encoded by the coding sequence GTGGATCTGGTGACCAACCCCGAGCTCAGCGACGACCTCCGGTCGCGGCTGATCTCGCTGTGGGTGACGGTCGCCAACGCAGGGGGCGCGGTCGGCTTCGTGGCCCCCACCACCATGGACGAGGTCGCACCGGTCGCGCACGGGGCGTTCGACCGTGTCGTCGCAGGTACGGACGACCTCGTGGTCGCGCTCGACGGTGTGCAGCCGGTCGGCATGGGGTTCCTGGAGCGCAACGACACCCGTCTGCAGGGCCATGTCGGTCTGGTGCGGCGTCTACAGCGGGCGCCGTCGCATGCCGGGCGCGGGATCGGCGACGCCATCCTGTCGTCGCTGGAGCGCGTCGCGCGTGATCGGGGGCTGACGCTGATGACGCTCACCGTGCGCGGCGGCACCGGTCGGGAGCGCTTCTACGTCGATCGCGGGTACCGCGTGGACGCACGGTTGCCGGATCGCCTCCGTCTCGACGGCGGCCGCCTCGTCGACGAGTTGCGCCTGTCCAAGGCGCTCACCGGGCGGGGTGCGCGGCTGGCGGTCCGACAGCTCGACGCGGGTCTCCCGCTGCCGCGATACGCGCACCCAGGCGATGCGGGCCTTGACCTGTTCGCGCGCGGCACCGTCACGCTGGGCGCGGGGGAGCGGGCCCTGGTGCCGACCGGCGTCGCCGTCGCGATCCCGGACGGCCATGTCGGGCTCGTGCATCCCCGGTCGGGCCTGGCGGCTCGCCATGGTGTGACGATCGTCAATGCGCCGGGCACGATCGATGCCGGCTACCGCGGCGAGATCAAGGTCATCCTCGCGAACACCGATCGTCGGGCGCCGGTGACGTTGCAGCGCGGCGACCGCATCGCCCAGTTGATCGTCCAGCGGGTGGAGACCGTGGAGGTCGTGCCGGTCGCGGCGCTGCCCGCCGCCGCGCGTGGGACCGACGGGTTCGGTTCCACGGGCGCGTGA
- a CDS encoding FAD-binding dehydrogenase, which translates to MTHVRADVIVIGAGLAGLVVAAELADAGRRVIMLEGEARLGGQATWSLGGLFLVDTPEQRRLRIRDDVELATADWFASAEFDDGPHDVWSRRWARAYVEAAAGALSPWLRSLGVQFFPLVQWAERGGGLADGPGNSVPRFHVVWGTGPGILDPFQRRVQTHQSEARIDLRFAHRVERLLTEDGRVTGCVARSGVDGDEVTVRADAVVVATGGIGGNHDLVRQWWPDELGPAPDELLQGVPDHVDGSGLLAARDAGARVTNTGRMWNYPEGLPHHTPVWSQHAVRVLAGPGSLWLDARGRRLPPPLFPGFDTLRALKHLTTTGSPHSWLLLNHRIAASELRLSGSVHNPDLTERSVALLLKRVLPRPAEPIQAFLDRSPDIVIADDPATLVREMNAVAGDDLIDEAALRHQVLAYDRQAATGLGNDAQLAAVATARRYLPDKLMRTAGNQQILDPPARPLIAMRMRIFTRKTLGGLQTDLSSRALRGDGSPLPGLYAVGEVAGFGGGGMHGHRSLEGTFLGGCLHSGLRAARGIDDDLT; encoded by the coding sequence GTGACGCACGTGAGGGCCGACGTGATCGTGATCGGGGCGGGGCTCGCCGGCCTCGTCGTGGCGGCGGAGCTCGCGGACGCGGGGCGCCGCGTGATCATGCTCGAGGGCGAGGCGAGGCTGGGCGGTCAGGCCACCTGGTCCCTCGGCGGCCTGTTCCTGGTCGACACCCCCGAGCAGCGCCGCCTGCGCATCCGCGACGACGTGGAACTGGCCACGGCCGACTGGTTCGCGTCCGCCGAGTTCGACGACGGGCCGCACGACGTCTGGTCACGGCGCTGGGCGCGCGCGTACGTCGAGGCGGCCGCGGGGGCACTGTCGCCGTGGCTGCGCAGCCTGGGCGTGCAGTTCTTCCCGCTTGTGCAGTGGGCGGAACGCGGTGGCGGCCTCGCCGACGGGCCGGGCAACTCGGTGCCGCGCTTCCATGTCGTGTGGGGCACGGGACCGGGCATCCTCGATCCGTTCCAGCGGCGTGTCCAGACACATCAGAGCGAGGCACGGATCGACCTGCGATTCGCGCACCGCGTCGAACGGCTGCTCACCGAGGACGGCCGTGTGACCGGGTGCGTGGCCCGCAGTGGCGTCGACGGCGACGAGGTGACGGTCCGGGCCGACGCGGTGGTGGTCGCCACCGGCGGCATCGGCGGCAACCACGATCTGGTACGGCAGTGGTGGCCGGACGAGTTGGGACCGGCGCCCGATGAGCTGCTGCAGGGCGTGCCGGACCACGTCGACGGCAGCGGCCTGCTCGCGGCGCGGGACGCGGGCGCGCGGGTGACCAACACCGGGCGGATGTGGAACTATCCGGAGGGACTCCCCCACCACACGCCGGTCTGGTCGCAGCATGCGGTGCGGGTCCTGGCCGGCCCGGGATCGCTGTGGCTCGACGCCCGCGGCAGGCGGCTGCCGCCGCCGTTGTTCCCGGGCTTCGACACGCTGCGCGCGCTCAAGCACCTGACCACGACGGGCAGTCCGCACTCGTGGCTACTGCTCAACCACCGCATCGCGGCATCGGAGCTGCGGCTGTCGGGTTCGGTGCACAACCCCGACCTGACCGAGCGCAGCGTGGCGCTGCTGCTCAAGCGCGTGCTGCCGCGGCCCGCCGAGCCGATCCAGGCGTTCCTCGATCGCAGTCCCGACATCGTCATCGCCGACGATCCGGCGACGCTGGTCAGGGAGATGAACGCGGTGGCAGGCGACGACCTCATCGACGAGGCGGCGCTGCGACACCAGGTCCTGGCCTACGACCGACAGGCCGCGACGGGCCTCGGCAACGACGCCCAACTGGCGGCCGTAGCCACCGCGCGGCGCTACCTGCCCGACAAGCTCATGCGCACCGCCGGCAACCAGCAGATCCTCGATCCGCCAGCGCGGCCGCTGATCGCGATGCGCATGCGGATCTTCACACGCAAGACCCTCGGCGGGCTGCAGACGGATCTGTCGAGCCGCGCGCTGCGCGGCGACGGTTCGCCGCTGCCCGGCCTGTACGCGGTCGGTGAGGTCGCCGGCTTCGGCGGCGGCGGCATGCACGGCCACCGGTCGCTGGAGGGCACGTTCCTCGGTGGGTGCCTGCACAGCGGCCTGCGGGCCGCGCGCGGCATCGACGACGATCTGACGTGA
- a CDS encoding BTAD domain-containing putative transcriptional regulator: MMTEVLVAPDRSGERSQRDWCQVARDPVVAGAVAGTDTPPVDSDIVARVLGGTRVWVRGAPIARWGTSRGLMIFRYLLLQDRPVPRDRLMGLLWPGSTPASARNNLNVAIYGLRRALEAGAPGPHVVFRDGAYQIAPDRSLWLDVRMFVDACARGARALRDGRANRAERVLRDAVTLYGGPLFADDTDGEWYLADRRMLVERHATALHDLASLRLDVGDAAECVELGRQVLRVEPCREVTHRLLMRAYARQDLHHLAVRQYRECVDTLDRVLDVRPHPDTTRTLDDILDHA; the protein is encoded by the coding sequence ATGATGACCGAGGTGCTTGTGGCACCCGACCGCTCAGGTGAGCGCTCGCAGCGGGACTGGTGCCAGGTCGCACGGGATCCAGTCGTGGCTGGTGCGGTGGCCGGGACGGACACGCCGCCGGTCGACTCCGACATCGTGGCGCGCGTGCTCGGAGGCACGCGGGTGTGGGTGCGCGGGGCGCCGATCGCGCGGTGGGGCACCAGCCGGGGGCTCATGATCTTCCGCTACCTGCTGCTGCAGGACCGTCCGGTGCCACGGGACCGCCTGATGGGTCTGTTGTGGCCCGGCTCGACGCCCGCGTCGGCGCGCAACAACCTCAACGTGGCGATCTACGGCCTGCGCCGCGCGCTGGAGGCCGGCGCGCCGGGCCCGCACGTCGTGTTCCGCGACGGCGCCTACCAGATCGCGCCCGATCGCAGCCTCTGGCTGGACGTGCGCATGTTCGTCGACGCGTGTGCCCGCGGGGCGCGAGCGTTGCGCGATGGGCGGGCGAACCGTGCCGAGCGCGTGCTGCGGGACGCTGTGACGCTCTACGGGGGACCGCTGTTCGCCGACGACACCGATGGCGAGTGGTACCTGGCCGACCGGCGGATGCTGGTCGAACGCCATGCGACCGCGCTGCACGACCTGGCCAGCCTGAGGCTCGACGTCGGCGATGCCGCCGAGTGCGTCGAGTTGGGCCGGCAGGTGCTACGCGTGGAGCCGTGCCGCGAGGTCACGCACCGGCTGCTCATGCGGGCGTACGCGCGCCAGGACCTGCACCATCTCGCCGTGCGCCAGTACCGCGAGTGCGTTGACACCCTGGACAGGGTGCTCGACGTGCGTCCGCACCCCGACACGACAAGGACGTTGGACGACATCCTCGACCACGCGTGA
- a CDS encoding winged helix DNA-binding domain-containing protein, producing MSVLRISDAQRRARLAWRHRLVPAARIDDPVAIARSVVALHASDPATVHLAAAERMRTPGVEAVERALYDDRTLVRMLGMRRTMFVIPVDLAAAVQASSTNDVAATERRRMVRAIDANGIDDPAAWLRGLEEAALEALNANGGAHTTELTDLVPALRRTITVGSGRWRTEVRMSSRVMLLLAADGLIMRGRPRGTWLSSQYRWEPTTQWLGGPIADVPADAARVTMARHWLAAFGPATFDDLVWWTGWTRTRARRAVDALDTVDVELDDGSPALVLADDVNPVDEPDDWSALLPGLDPTPMGWTARDWYIGAHRDAIFDNTGNIGPTIWWNGAVVGGWTQQPDGSIVHRLLDDITQAGRTAVEHQLTRARPHLTGTAVTPRFRSTLDRELNP from the coding sequence GTGAGCGTCCTGCGGATCAGTGACGCACAACGCCGCGCGAGGCTCGCGTGGCGCCACCGCCTCGTGCCGGCGGCACGGATCGACGACCCCGTTGCGATCGCGCGGAGCGTGGTCGCGCTGCATGCCAGCGATCCCGCGACCGTGCACCTGGCCGCCGCCGAACGGATGCGCACGCCAGGGGTCGAGGCCGTCGAGCGAGCGTTGTATGACGACCGCACGCTGGTGCGCATGCTCGGCATGCGCCGGACGATGTTCGTGATCCCCGTCGACCTGGCCGCCGCGGTCCAGGCGTCCAGCACCAATGACGTGGCCGCGACCGAGCGCCGACGCATGGTGCGTGCCATCGACGCCAACGGCATCGACGACCCGGCGGCGTGGCTGCGGGGATTGGAGGAGGCGGCGCTCGAGGCGCTGAACGCCAACGGCGGTGCGCACACCACCGAGCTCACCGACCTGGTCCCGGCCCTGCGACGAACGATCACCGTCGGCTCCGGGCGGTGGCGCACCGAGGTGCGGATGTCCAGCCGGGTGATGCTGCTGCTCGCCGCCGACGGCCTGATCATGCGCGGACGACCACGCGGAACGTGGCTGAGCAGCCAGTACCGCTGGGAGCCGACGACCCAGTGGCTCGGCGGTCCGATCGCTGACGTGCCGGCGGATGCCGCGCGCGTCACCATGGCGCGCCACTGGTTGGCCGCGTTCGGGCCGGCGACGTTCGACGATCTGGTGTGGTGGACCGGGTGGACCCGCACGCGGGCGCGCCGGGCCGTCGACGCGCTCGACACGGTCGACGTGGAACTCGACGACGGCAGCCCCGCGCTGGTGCTCGCCGACGACGTCAACCCTGTCGACGAGCCGGACGACTGGTCCGCCCTCCTCCCGGGCCTGGATCCGACGCCGATGGGCTGGACGGCGCGCGACTGGTACATCGGGGCCCACCGTGACGCGATCTTCGACAACACGGGCAACATCGGTCCGACGATCTGGTGGAACGGTGCGGTCGTCGGCGGATGGACGCAGCAGCCCGACGGCTCGATCGTCCACCGGCTGCTCGACGACATCACCCAGGCCGGTCGGACGGCGGTCGAGCATCAGCTCACCCGTGCACGACCCCATTTGACCGGAACCGCGGTCACGCCGCGGTTCCGGTCGACCCTGGACCGGGAGCTGAACCCGTGA